The Mustelus asterias unplaced genomic scaffold, sMusAst1.hap1.1 HAP1_SCAFFOLD_84, whole genome shotgun sequence genome includes a region encoding these proteins:
- the LOC144483888 gene encoding uncharacterized protein LOC144483888: MEKPWECVDCGKGFGFPSQLEVHRRCHTGERPFTCSVCGKGFTHSYNLLTHQRVHTGERPFTCPVCGKGFTRSSHIVTHQLVHTDERLFTCSDCGKSFKCKKDLLTHQRIHTGERPFTCSVCGKGFIQSSHLQTHQLVHSDDKLFNCSDCAKSFKNKKDLLTHQYTHTGERPFTCCVCGKGFSSPSALLNHQRIHTGERSFTCSDCGKGFINSSNLLIHQQLHTGDRPFTCSECGKGFTRSYNLLTHQQVHSEERPFTCSVCGKGFTRSSNLLNHQRVHTGERPFTCSTCGKGFSQSSNLLTHQRVHSGERPFACLSIGKVHRQESQTNHHIKILELEEEYLQLGNSTQASHQNLTELWSLS, encoded by the exons atggagaaaccgtgggaatgtgtggattgtgggaagggattcggtttcccatcacaattggaagttcatcggcgctgtcacactggggagagaccgttcacctgctccgtctgtgggaagggattcacccattcatacaatcttctgactcaccaacgggttcacactggggagaggccgttcacctgccctgtgtgtgggaagggattcactcgctcatcccacattgtgacacaccaacttgttcacactgatgagagactgtttacatgttctgactgtgggaagagttttaaatgcaaaaaagatctgctgacacaccaacgaattcacactggggagagaccgttcacctgctctgtgtgtgggaaaggattcattcagtcatcccacttgcagacacatcaacttgttcactctgatgacaaactttttaattgttctgACTGTGCGAagagctttaaaaacaaaaaggatctgctgacgcaccaatatactcacactggggagaggccattcacctgctgtgtgtgtgggaagggattcagcagcCCATCTGCCCTActgaaccaccagagaattcacactggggagaggtccttcacctgctcagactgtgggaagggatttattaattcatccaatcttctgatacaccagcaactccatacaggggatcgaccgttcacctgctctgaatgtgggaagggattcacccgctCATACAACCTcctgacacaccagcaggttcacagtgaggagaggccattcacttgctccgtttgtgggaagggattcactcgttcatccaacttattgaatcaccagcgagttcacactggggagaggccgttcacctgctccacgtgtgggaagggattcagtcagtcatccaacctgctgacacatcagagagttcacagtggggagaggccatttgccTGCTtg AGTATTGGAAAGGTTCACAGGCAGGAAAGTCAAACCAATCACcacatcaaaatcttggaattggaAGAGGAGTATTTGCAGTTGGGAAATTCCACCCAAGcatcacatcaaaatctgacAGAGTTGTGGAGTTTATcataa